From a region of the Rhodothermus profundi genome:
- a CDS encoding GbsR/MarR family transcriptional regulator, whose protein sequence is MGRGLTPLQRDLVEEFGNIYEGYGLSRLKGLIVGLLLTQAEPLSLDDIATLLNRSKGPISSTIRELASIGLVRKVNGPENRRDYYVAHPDLFLNNFKFNLATVRKNRRTAEQFLREMEASGDPAHQAAIERLRHMQAFYRLMEQFYENFTQEWERVRAQLEAAGVSSS, encoded by the coding sequence ATGGGACGAGGGCTGACGCCACTGCAGCGTGATCTGGTGGAGGAGTTCGGCAACATTTACGAAGGGTATGGCCTGTCGCGGCTGAAGGGATTGATCGTCGGGTTGTTGTTGACGCAAGCGGAGCCGCTTTCATTGGATGACATTGCTACCCTGCTCAATCGTTCGAAAGGGCCGATTTCGAGCACGATTCGGGAGCTGGCCAGCATTGGGCTGGTGCGGAAGGTGAACGGGCCGGAAAACCGGCGGGACTATTACGTGGCGCATCCTGATCTTTTCCTGAACAACTTCAAGTTTAATCTGGCCACGGTTCGAAAGAACCGGCGTACGGCCGAGCAATTTCTACGGGAGATGGAGGCGTCGGGAGATCCTGCCCACCAGGCAGCAATCGAACGGTTGCGGCACATGCAGGCCTTCTATCGGCTCATGGAACAGTTCTACGAGAACTTTACCCAGGAGTGGGAGCGGGTCCGGGCGCAACTGGAAGCTGCCGGCGTGTCTTCAAGCTGA
- a CDS encoding heavy metal-responsive transcriptional regulator translates to MMTRGELARRTGVHAETIRYYEQRGLLPPPQRTAAGYRTYTETDVERLRFIKRAQELGFSLREIEELLTLEATPGASSGLVRQRALAKIAEIEARIRDLTRIRDTLRRLVAACDGQAPIEHCPILHALHDKHGAYVDDGAADGKSHA, encoded by the coding sequence ATGATGACCCGTGGCGAACTGGCCCGGCGGACCGGCGTGCATGCTGAAACGATCCGCTACTATGAACAGCGCGGCCTGTTGCCTCCGCCGCAGCGGACAGCCGCTGGATACCGCACCTATACCGAGACAGACGTCGAGCGGCTGCGCTTTATCAAGCGGGCCCAGGAACTGGGCTTTTCGCTGCGAGAAATCGAAGAACTGCTAACGCTGGAAGCCACGCCGGGCGCCAGCAGTGGACTGGTTCGCCAGCGAGCACTGGCCAAAATCGCCGAAATCGAAGCGCGAATTCGGGACCTGACCCGCATTCGCGATACGCTGCGCCGTCTGGTAGCGGCCTGCGACGGTCAGGCTCCAATTGAGCACTGCCCCATCTTGCACGCCTTGCACGACAAGCACGGAGCGTATGTCGATGACGGAGCCGCTGACGGAAAATCCCACGCCTGA
- a CDS encoding heavy metal translocating P-type ATPase, which translates to MSMTEPLTENPTPETSAALRLPVEGMECAACAVRIERRLRNVPGVREAAVNYATGEAAVAIDPNAVGLDQLVATIEAAGYGVRTETLRCPLTRAPSDGELAQLFARTNGVLAWEVVSEGETPVLQVRYVPVVADPAALQQQLAAAGLLAEHERQAVPTGREALRREREAHYRDARRRFWIAAALSIPVVVLAMWPGAHELAGAVWIQWLLTTPVVFWSGRPFFTGAWRAFRHHAADMNTLVAIGVGAAYVYSTVATVFPRFFEAAGRAPDVYFEAAAVIVTLILLGRMLEARARARTSAAIEKLLDLQPPRARVERNGHLEEISVEAVRVGDRVIVRPGEKIPVDGVIEEGVAAIDESMITGESIPVDKKPGDSVIGGTVNRSGALVIRVTRIGRDTVLQQIVRLVEEAQARKAPIQRLADRVAGIFVPAVLLVAIATFVLWFDFGPEPRLTHALLTFVSVLIIACPCALGLATPTAILVATGRAAQIGVLIKGGDALERLRQVDLIVFDKTGTLTEGRPRLERVVSLNGYDADQLLTLAAAVEQRSEHPLARAIVEAAETRGLKLPSVQDFEVLTGLGVAARVDGRLVQIARPAFLAEQGIPVPEEMVARLAGEGHTVVAVAVDHRPAGLLAIADTIRPSAESAIRALHRMGRRVAMITGDSETAARTVARRLGIDEVRANVLPQDKTAAVAAFQAEGYVVAMVGDGINDAPALAQADVGIAMGTGTDVAIEAGDVTLMRPDLRAVVDAFRLSTRTLRTIKQNLFFAFIYNVLGIPIAAGVLYPFTGLLLSPMIAAAAMALSSVSVVTNSLRLRRFQPELLS; encoded by the coding sequence ATGTCGATGACGGAGCCGCTGACGGAAAATCCCACGCCTGAGACCAGCGCGGCGCTGCGCCTGCCCGTTGAGGGCATGGAATGCGCAGCTTGCGCCGTTCGCATCGAACGACGCCTGCGCAATGTGCCGGGCGTGCGGGAAGCGGCGGTCAACTACGCCACCGGCGAAGCGGCGGTGGCCATCGATCCCAACGCGGTTGGTCTGGATCAGCTCGTAGCGACCATTGAAGCCGCAGGCTATGGCGTCCGCACCGAAACCCTGCGGTGCCCGCTGACGCGCGCGCCTTCCGATGGCGAGCTGGCGCAGCTTTTTGCGCGCACGAATGGCGTGCTAGCCTGGGAAGTTGTTTCTGAAGGCGAAACGCCGGTGCTTCAGGTGCGCTACGTACCGGTGGTGGCCGATCCGGCCGCGTTGCAGCAGCAGCTCGCCGCGGCCGGCTTGCTGGCCGAACATGAACGCCAGGCTGTACCGACCGGCCGTGAGGCGCTGCGCCGCGAACGCGAAGCCCACTACCGAGACGCTCGACGGCGTTTCTGGATTGCCGCCGCGCTGAGCATTCCGGTCGTTGTGCTGGCCATGTGGCCGGGCGCCCATGAACTGGCCGGCGCTGTCTGGATCCAGTGGTTGCTGACCACGCCCGTTGTCTTCTGGTCGGGCCGCCCATTCTTCACGGGAGCCTGGCGGGCTTTCCGTCATCACGCGGCCGACATGAACACTCTTGTAGCCATTGGCGTGGGCGCTGCCTATGTTTACAGCACGGTTGCCACTGTCTTCCCGCGCTTTTTTGAAGCGGCCGGACGCGCGCCAGATGTCTATTTTGAGGCAGCCGCGGTGATCGTCACGCTGATCCTGCTGGGTCGCATGCTCGAAGCACGGGCGCGCGCTCGAACCAGTGCAGCCATCGAAAAGCTGCTTGATCTGCAACCGCCTCGCGCTCGCGTTGAACGCAACGGGCATCTGGAAGAAATCTCTGTCGAAGCGGTCCGGGTAGGAGACCGGGTGATCGTTCGCCCTGGAGAAAAAATTCCCGTGGACGGCGTCATCGAAGAAGGGGTGGCGGCTATTGATGAAAGCATGATCACGGGCGAGTCGATTCCGGTCGATAAAAAGCCCGGCGACTCGGTAATAGGGGGCACCGTAAATCGAAGCGGAGCGCTGGTCATCCGCGTTACCCGTATCGGGCGTGACACGGTGCTTCAGCAGATTGTCCGTCTTGTTGAAGAAGCTCAGGCCCGTAAAGCGCCCATTCAACGGCTGGCCGACCGCGTGGCGGGCATCTTTGTCCCTGCAGTGCTCCTAGTAGCTATTGCCACGTTTGTGCTCTGGTTCGACTTTGGGCCAGAGCCGCGACTGACGCACGCCTTGCTCACCTTTGTGTCCGTGCTCATTATTGCCTGCCCCTGTGCGCTGGGGCTGGCTACCCCCACCGCCATTCTGGTCGCTACAGGCCGGGCTGCTCAGATTGGCGTGCTGATTAAAGGAGGCGATGCGCTGGAACGTTTGCGCCAGGTCGATCTGATTGTGTTCGACAAAACCGGCACGCTCACCGAAGGGCGTCCGCGTCTGGAGCGTGTCGTATCGCTGAACGGGTATGACGCCGACCAATTGCTGACCCTGGCGGCGGCTGTTGAGCAGCGTTCAGAGCACCCGCTAGCCCGCGCTATTGTGGAGGCGGCCGAAACGCGCGGCCTGAAGCTTCCGTCCGTCCAGGACTTCGAGGTGCTGACCGGTCTGGGCGTTGCCGCCCGGGTGGATGGGCGCCTGGTGCAGATCGCACGTCCGGCTTTTCTGGCGGAACAGGGCATTCCGGTGCCGGAAGAGATGGTAGCCAGGCTGGCTGGCGAGGGGCATACGGTTGTGGCCGTGGCCGTGGATCATCGGCCAGCCGGCCTGCTGGCCATTGCCGACACGATTCGCCCTTCAGCCGAATCGGCTATCCGGGCCCTGCATCGCATGGGTCGTCGCGTCGCGATGATTACGGGCGACAGCGAAACCGCAGCCCGGACGGTTGCCCGGCGACTGGGAATCGACGAAGTACGCGCCAACGTGCTTCCTCAGGATAAAACAGCGGCTGTGGCTGCTTTTCAAGCGGAAGGCTATGTGGTGGCTATGGTAGGCGATGGCATCAATGATGCCCCTGCCCTGGCACAGGCCGACGTAGGCATTGCAATGGGCACAGGCACGGATGTGGCTATTGAGGCCGGCGACGTCACGCTCATGCGGCCCGATCTGCGCGCTGTGGTAGACGCGTTCCGGCTGTCTACTCGCACGCTCCGCACCATCAAGCAGAATCTATTCTTTGCCTTTATATATAACGTGCTGGGCATTCCCATCGCGGCGGGAGTGTTGTATCCATTTACGGGCCTGTTGCTCAGTCCCATGATTGCAGCAGCCGCCATGGCGCTTTCAAGCGTCTCGGTCGTCACGAACAGTCTTCGGCTGCGACGTTTTCAACCTGAACTGCTGTCCTGA
- a CDS encoding cation transporter, which translates to MDTTAWIVTLIGLAAMAWVVWYFWLSEPRATTPNQPRISAMKTQETLQIEGMSCQHCVHAVTNALKQLPGVEVQSVEIGRATVAYDPEQVSRDQIKAAIEAEGYTVAT; encoded by the coding sequence ATGGATACGACCGCCTGGATCGTGACGCTGATTGGCCTGGCCGCTATGGCCTGGGTCGTCTGGTATTTCTGGCTCTCTGAGCCCCGCGCGACAACACCCAACCAACCCAGAATATCTGCCATGAAAACGCAGGAAACGCTTCAGATCGAAGGCATGAGCTGCCAGCACTGCGTGCATGCCGTAACCAACGCCCTGAAACAGCTACCCGGTGTCGAAGTGCAGTCGGTCGAAATTGGTCGCGCTACGGTTGCCTACGATCCGGAACAGGTCAGCCGGGATCAGATCAAGGCCGCCATTGAAGCGGAAGGCTACACGGTAGCTACCTGA
- a CDS encoding TolC family protein gives MRILTFLIFPLTLYAQPNASIPQLSLSALVQEALQANPALQAARLAAAARGTRPVQVGSLPDPSFEAGYRPLAIGSFEGAAPATFMLMQRLPFPGKLRLDAEAAQLEAEAAAQDADALALRLVFALRATYFELYRLQETRRLIEDFQERLRAFAEAAAVRYEVGQGSQAAVLRVQLEQHRLSRQLLDLQGAWQALYARLIQLTGRTDLPDTVRLEPLTPPAALPQQSIAEAFERHPEALALRLREHRARTLIRRARREYWPDFVIGVGLTDMMRMNQPVAPLSSLDDRLAVRFGVILPLQRARRSARVEETRLEARRLEARYIDLYNRFLSRWQALEERFAADRANLALLEQTLIPEARTTREALLSAYTTGQASYLDLLDAERALFELERQWVNTLTRLLLTQAEAEQLLGLLPSP, from the coding sequence ATGCGTATTCTTACTTTTTTGATCTTTCCTCTGACGCTCTATGCACAGCCGAACGCGTCTATCCCCCAGCTATCGCTGAGTGCGCTGGTTCAGGAGGCCTTGCAGGCCAATCCGGCGTTGCAGGCTGCCCGGCTGGCTGCTGCAGCGCGCGGCACCCGTCCGGTTCAGGTCGGGTCGCTGCCAGACCCTTCCTTCGAAGCGGGTTACCGGCCCCTGGCTATCGGGAGCTTCGAAGGTGCCGCGCCGGCTACTTTCATGCTCATGCAGCGGCTGCCTTTTCCTGGAAAGCTCCGCCTGGATGCCGAGGCCGCTCAGCTTGAAGCCGAAGCCGCGGCTCAGGATGCCGATGCCCTGGCCCTACGGCTGGTGTTTGCCCTGCGCGCTACCTACTTTGAACTATACCGCCTGCAGGAGACGCGTCGGCTGATTGAGGACTTCCAGGAGCGACTGCGCGCCTTTGCCGAAGCAGCCGCCGTCCGTTACGAAGTCGGGCAGGGCTCCCAGGCAGCCGTGCTGCGCGTGCAACTGGAGCAGCATCGGCTCTCACGACAATTGCTGGACCTCCAGGGTGCCTGGCAGGCCCTGTATGCCCGACTGATTCAGCTTACTGGACGCACCGATCTGCCCGACACGGTGCGTCTGGAGCCGCTCACGCCACCGGCCGCTCTTCCTCAGCAGTCCATAGCGGAGGCGTTCGAGCGCCATCCCGAAGCGCTGGCGCTTCGCCTGCGCGAACACCGCGCCCGCACGCTTATCCGGCGTGCTCGTCGAGAATACTGGCCGGACTTCGTAATCGGGGTCGGACTGACCGATATGATGCGCATGAACCAGCCGGTCGCTCCCCTTTCCTCGCTGGATGATCGGCTGGCCGTGCGTTTTGGCGTCATTTTACCATTGCAGCGGGCGCGCCGATCGGCTCGGGTCGAAGAGACCCGCCTGGAAGCGCGGCGCCTGGAAGCCCGCTACATCGATCTCTACAACCGCTTTCTCAGCCGCTGGCAGGCACTCGAAGAACGCTTTGCTGCCGACCGGGCCAATCTGGCCCTCCTCGAACAGACGCTGATTCCAGAAGCCCGAACCACGCGGGAAGCTCTGCTGAGCGCCTATACAACCGGCCAGGCATCGTACCTGGATCTGCTGGATGCAGAGCGCGCGCTCTTTGAGCTTGAACGCCAGTGGGTCAACACCCTCACGCGCCTGCTCCTCACGCAGGCCGAAGCCGAGCAATTGCTGGGTCTGTTGCCATCCCCGTGA
- a CDS encoding efflux RND transporter periplasmic adaptor subunit, with product MRTRIVLFSSLLGLLLIAYVAHSLWRSNAEVPVASVDTTTAMAPPSGGLAAFDKNGDGIVYQDPMHPWIVLDAPGKAPDCGMDLVPVSIHEGMDMETDGSVRIDPVVLQNTGVRLTTVEVAPLAPTVRATARLEVNEQQLVAVSPKISGWVEVLYVDYEGARVRKGEPLLEIYSPELVSTQEEYLLALRNVRQLAGTPAEADARRLLEAARRRLLFWDITDQQIQQLEETGQPRKTLTLYAPASGTVLEKKVVEGQKIQAGQTLFVLADLSTLWLQVDVYEHDLSWVVPGIRAEITLPYDPTVRLEGYVDYVYDTLDPTTRTAQARIVVPNPGLRLKPGMYAVATLHGRPTPPRPLVPDEAIVRYGNEAFVIVALGEGRFLPTRVQVGHEANGYAQILDGLQGGEQIVARAQFLIDSEARLKSALGALMSGHQHGSAMEADEPDAHS from the coding sequence ATGCGTACGCGCATTGTCCTGTTTTCAAGCCTGCTGGGCCTGTTGCTCATCGCCTACGTGGCCCACAGTCTGTGGCGGAGCAACGCGGAGGTACCCGTCGCTTCGGTCGACACCACGACCGCCATGGCCCCACCCTCGGGTGGACTGGCCGCCTTTGACAAAAACGGCGACGGAATCGTCTACCAGGACCCCATGCATCCCTGGATCGTCCTGGACGCTCCCGGGAAAGCGCCAGACTGCGGCATGGACCTCGTCCCGGTTTCCATCCATGAAGGCATGGACATGGAAACGGATGGATCGGTCCGGATCGACCCCGTGGTGCTCCAGAACACGGGAGTCCGCCTGACCACTGTCGAGGTAGCGCCACTGGCGCCCACGGTGCGCGCAACGGCCCGCCTGGAGGTCAACGAGCAGCAACTCGTTGCCGTATCGCCCAAGATCAGCGGCTGGGTCGAAGTACTCTATGTGGACTACGAGGGCGCCCGCGTTCGCAAAGGGGAGCCGCTTCTGGAAATCTATAGCCCGGAGTTAGTCTCTACCCAGGAAGAATACCTGCTGGCCCTGCGAAACGTCCGCCAGCTCGCTGGCACACCGGCTGAAGCTGACGCGCGTCGGCTGCTGGAGGCCGCCCGTCGTCGGCTGCTTTTCTGGGATATTACCGACCAGCAGATTCAGCAGCTCGAAGAAACGGGCCAGCCGCGCAAAACGCTGACCCTGTATGCCCCTGCCTCCGGGACGGTGCTGGAAAAGAAAGTGGTGGAAGGCCAGAAGATCCAGGCCGGTCAGACGCTGTTCGTGCTGGCCGACCTCTCGACGCTCTGGCTACAGGTGGACGTTTATGAGCACGACCTGAGCTGGGTTGTCCCTGGCATTCGGGCAGAAATCACCCTGCCCTATGATCCGACCGTTCGCCTGGAAGGCTATGTGGACTACGTCTACGACACGCTGGACCCGACCACCCGGACCGCCCAGGCTCGCATTGTGGTGCCCAACCCCGGCCTGCGACTCAAGCCCGGTATGTATGCGGTGGCCACACTGCACGGGCGGCCTACGCCACCTCGACCGCTGGTACCAGACGAAGCCATTGTACGCTACGGCAACGAAGCCTTTGTCATCGTAGCCCTTGGGGAAGGCCGCTTCCTTCCTACCAGGGTTCAGGTCGGTCATGAGGCTAACGGATATGCCCAGATTCTGGACGGCCTGCAGGGAGGCGAGCAAATCGTTGCCCGCGCCCAGTTTCTTATCGACTCAGAAGCCCGCCTGAAAAGTGCCCTGGGCGCGCTGATGAGCGGTCATCAACATGGCAGCGCGATGGAGGCGGACGAGCCTGACGCCCACTCCTGA
- a CDS encoding efflux RND transporter permease subunit: MLERIIEGSMRNRQLVLMLAILLAALGVWATLNIPIDAIPDISDVQVVIRTEYPGQAPQIVEDQVTYPLATAMLAVPGARTVRGYSMFGTSFVYIIFEDGTDMYWARSRVLEYLNQVAGTLPEGAKPAIGPDATSVGWIFEYSLVDTTGRHDLADLRTLQDFFLKYELQSIPGVSEVATVGGFVKQYQIVVDPQKLLAYGIPLSHVRMAIQRSNREVGARLLELGEREFIVRGRGYIQSLDDLRQIPLKAKDGTVITLDDVAIIRHGPEIRRGIAERNGEGEVVGGIVIMRYGENALRVIERVKARLAELEASLPEGVTINIEYDRSRLIRDAVRTVTLKLWQQLAVVALIVFVFLLHVRSAFVALVSVPLGALTALLIMYLLGVNANIMSLGGIAVAIGVMVDASLVMVENAFKHLEQARLKAGTTQLTASERLRVLLASAREVGPSMFFSLLIVTISYLPVFALQQVEGRLFRPLAMTTTFSMAAASVLAVTLIPALMVLFVRGRIRTEHQNPLTRFFAWAYRPVIRYTLRHPWRIVLGSVLLLGLTLLPIQRLMLGRVYIDFPQIGSEFMPPLNEGDLLYMPTTLPGISPQKAKELLQQTDRIIKSFPEVKSVFGKAGRAETATDPAPLSMFETIIILKDRSEWRPGMTLDRLIEEMDRALRIPGLTNAWTMPIKTRVDMLATGIKTPVGIKIIGPDLPTLEQIGAHLEQVLRQVPGTRSVYAERAMGGSYLDVVVDRAEAARYGLTVGDVLEIVQTAIGGMNVTTTIEGLERYPVLVRYPRDLRDNLPALRQVLVPTPSGAQVPLGQLARFELVEGPPMIKSENARPNAWVYIDLEQGIDIGSYVQQAQEIVAQEVSLPPGYSLVWSGQYEYMERASRRLRFLVPLTIGIVFLLLLIHFRSLRETLLLMATLPMAAIGAVWLMSILGFNMSVAAAVGYIAVAGLAAETGVVMQAFLSDTIARYRREGRLTSLAALQAALEEGASRRVRPLLMTVSTSLIGLLPVMFGSETGAEVMKRLAAPMVGGLFSAAALTLVVIPALNMIIHRIRLRKELSTRTTDHQPEPAPASSPAS; the protein is encoded by the coding sequence ATGTTAGAGCGGATCATAGAAGGAAGCATGCGGAACCGCCAGCTCGTGCTCATGCTGGCGATTCTGCTGGCCGCCCTGGGCGTGTGGGCCACCCTGAACATTCCGATTGATGCGATACCGGACATCTCCGATGTGCAGGTGGTCATCCGCACCGAATACCCCGGGCAGGCTCCGCAAATTGTCGAAGACCAGGTTACGTATCCGCTGGCTACGGCCATGCTGGCCGTGCCGGGCGCCCGGACGGTCCGGGGCTACTCCATGTTCGGGACCTCCTTCGTCTACATCATCTTCGAAGATGGAACCGACATGTACTGGGCCCGAAGTCGGGTCCTGGAATATCTGAACCAGGTGGCCGGCACCCTGCCTGAAGGCGCCAAGCCGGCCATCGGACCGGACGCCACCAGCGTCGGCTGGATCTTCGAATACAGCCTGGTCGATACGACCGGACGCCACGACCTGGCCGACCTGCGCACCCTGCAGGACTTTTTCCTGAAATACGAGCTACAGTCCATTCCCGGGGTCTCGGAAGTCGCCACGGTCGGTGGGTTCGTCAAGCAGTATCAGATTGTCGTTGATCCGCAAAAGCTGCTGGCCTATGGCATCCCGCTGAGCCATGTCCGCATGGCTATCCAGCGGTCTAACCGGGAAGTAGGCGCTCGTCTGCTGGAACTGGGTGAACGGGAGTTTATCGTGCGGGGGCGCGGCTATATCCAGAGTCTGGACGACCTGCGCCAGATTCCCCTGAAAGCGAAAGATGGGACGGTCATCACGCTGGACGACGTCGCCATCATTCGGCATGGCCCGGAAATTCGGCGCGGCATTGCCGAGCGCAACGGCGAAGGCGAAGTGGTCGGAGGGATTGTAATCATGCGCTATGGCGAAAATGCCCTGCGCGTGATCGAACGGGTCAAGGCACGCCTGGCCGAGCTGGAGGCCAGTTTGCCCGAAGGCGTTACCATTAACATCGAATACGATCGTTCCCGGCTAATCCGGGATGCAGTTCGGACGGTCACGCTGAAGCTCTGGCAGCAGTTGGCCGTTGTCGCGCTAATTGTCTTTGTGTTTCTGCTGCACGTGCGCAGTGCCTTTGTGGCGCTGGTCTCGGTGCCGCTGGGCGCGCTGACCGCGCTGCTCATCATGTACCTGCTGGGCGTCAACGCCAACATTATGAGCCTGGGGGGCATTGCGGTGGCAATTGGGGTGATGGTGGACGCTTCCCTCGTGATGGTGGAAAACGCTTTTAAGCATCTGGAGCAGGCCCGCCTGAAAGCGGGCACCACGCAGCTTACCGCCAGCGAACGCCTGCGCGTGCTGCTGGCATCTGCCCGCGAGGTCGGCCCCAGCATGTTCTTCTCGCTCCTGATCGTGACGATCAGCTACCTGCCGGTATTTGCACTGCAGCAGGTAGAAGGCCGCCTGTTCCGCCCCCTGGCCATGACGACCACGTTTTCCATGGCCGCGGCATCGGTGCTGGCCGTTACCTTGATTCCTGCCCTGATGGTCCTCTTCGTACGGGGCCGCATCCGCACCGAACATCAGAATCCCCTGACGCGCTTCTTTGCCTGGGCTTACCGGCCAGTGATCCGCTACACGCTCCGCCATCCGTGGCGCATCGTGCTGGGCAGCGTGTTGCTGCTGGGGTTGACGCTGCTGCCCATTCAGCGGTTGATGCTGGGCCGCGTTTACATCGACTTTCCCCAGATCGGCTCCGAGTTTATGCCGCCGCTGAACGAGGGCGATCTGCTCTACATGCCGACCACCCTGCCCGGCATCTCTCCTCAGAAGGCCAAAGAACTGCTTCAACAAACGGACCGGATTATCAAGAGCTTTCCCGAGGTTAAGTCGGTCTTTGGCAAAGCGGGCCGCGCCGAAACGGCTACCGACCCAGCTCCCCTGTCCATGTTTGAAACGATCATCATCCTGAAAGATCGGAGCGAGTGGCGGCCCGGGATGACGTTGGACCGGCTCATTGAAGAAATGGACCGGGCCCTGCGCATTCCTGGATTGACAAATGCCTGGACGATGCCCATCAAAACCCGGGTCGATATGCTGGCCACGGGCATCAAGACACCGGTTGGCATCAAGATTATTGGACCGGATCTCCCGACGCTGGAGCAGATCGGGGCCCATCTGGAACAGGTGCTGCGCCAGGTACCGGGCACCCGCTCGGTGTACGCCGAACGGGCCATGGGAGGCAGCTACCTGGACGTGGTGGTTGACCGCGCCGAAGCAGCCCGCTATGGCCTGACCGTAGGCGACGTGCTGGAAATTGTGCAGACGGCTATTGGCGGCATGAACGTTACCACCACCATTGAGGGGCTTGAACGGTACCCGGTGCTGGTCCGCTACCCCCGCGACCTGCGCGACAACCTTCCGGCTTTACGCCAGGTGCTGGTGCCCACTCCTTCAGGTGCCCAGGTTCCGCTGGGGCAACTGGCCCGCTTCGAGCTGGTCGAGGGCCCGCCCATGATCAAAAGTGAAAATGCTCGCCCCAACGCCTGGGTCTACATCGACCTGGAGCAGGGTATCGATATCGGCTCATACGTCCAGCAAGCCCAGGAAATTGTGGCGCAAGAGGTATCCCTGCCGCCTGGTTACTCCCTGGTCTGGAGCGGGCAGTATGAATACATGGAGCGAGCATCGCGGCGGCTGCGGTTTCTGGTGCCGCTGACCATCGGGATCGTGTTCTTGCTGCTGCTCATTCACTTTCGCAGCCTGCGCGAGACCTTGCTGCTCATGGCCACGCTACCTATGGCGGCTATTGGAGCCGTCTGGCTTATGAGCATACTGGGCTTCAACATGAGCGTTGCCGCTGCGGTGGGCTACATTGCCGTGGCCGGACTGGCAGCCGAAACCGGCGTGGTCATGCAGGCCTTTCTGTCCGACACCATCGCCCGTTACCGCCGAGAAGGTCGCCTGACCTCGCTAGCAGCCCTACAGGCTGCTCTGGAAGAGGGAGCCTCGCGTCGCGTGCGCCCGCTGCTAATGACGGTGTCGACCTCGTTGATCGGCCTCCTGCCTGTTATGTTCGGCTCTGAAACCGGAGCCGAGGTCATGAAGCGCCTGGCCGCTCCCATGGTAGGCGGCCTGTTCAGCGCGGCCGCCCTGACGCTGGTGGTTATCCCTGCCCTGAACATGATTATCCACCGCATTCGGCTTCGGAAAGAACTGTCAACCCGCACCACCGACCATCAGCCGGAACCTGCGCCGGCTTCCTCCCCGGCTTCGTAA
- a CDS encoding PepSY domain-containing protein, whose amino-acid sequence MRVPVRTIRKIHRYLGLIIGIQLLLWTVSGLFFSLNPIEKVRGEHLMAPPPTLSLDDTLLASPARVLQAVEQRFPGAEVLQITLRPLLDRPVYEITLRTNETLRFALADARTGQLRPPITEAEAIAIAQADFTPEAPVAAVEYLTEAPRGSEFRNSPLPVYRVVFDHPTGTRIYVAAENGQITARRNDTWRWFDFFWMFHIMDYRDRDNFNHLLLQGFSLFGLLTVLSGFVLWAVTSPTLRGRRKRKRIRQVVGSPQA is encoded by the coding sequence ATGCGCGTACCCGTTCGCACCATCCGCAAAATCCACCGCTACCTGGGGCTCATTATCGGCATCCAGCTTTTGCTCTGGACCGTCAGCGGCCTGTTTTTCAGTCTGAACCCCATTGAAAAGGTGCGTGGAGAGCATCTGATGGCTCCGCCACCCACGCTTTCCCTCGACGACACCCTGCTGGCCTCACCAGCCCGGGTGCTCCAGGCTGTTGAGCAGCGATTTCCAGGCGCTGAGGTGCTTCAGATTACCCTGCGTCCGCTCCTGGACCGGCCGGTCTATGAGATTACGCTGCGCACAAACGAAACCCTGCGTTTCGCGCTGGCCGACGCCCGCACTGGCCAACTGCGCCCCCCTATCACAGAAGCTGAAGCTATAGCTATCGCTCAGGCCGACTTCACGCCGGAAGCCCCTGTTGCCGCCGTCGAATACCTGACCGAAGCTCCGCGTGGTTCTGAATTTCGAAACAGCCCGCTGCCTGTCTATCGGGTGGTTTTTGACCATCCTACGGGAACGCGCATCTACGTGGCCGCCGAAAATGGCCAGATTACGGCTCGTCGCAATGATACCTGGCGCTGGTTCGACTTTTTCTGGATGTTCCACATCATGGACTACCGGGATCGGGACAATTTCAATCACCTGCTTCTTCAGGGCTTTTCCCTGTTTGGATTGCTTACGGTGCTCAGCGGCTTTGTGCTCTGGGCTGTTACCTCGCCGACGCTTCGGGGACGCCGGAAGCGGAAGCGCATTCGTCAGGTGGTCGGGTCTCCTCAAGCGTAG